In one Pseudarthrobacter sp. NBSH8 genomic region, the following are encoded:
- a CDS encoding MFS transporter, protein MTVDRSANAGPGNSVDIDTDPLHGGVSSSASPQPSTSTTDAPALEFRPGRWIANWNAENKEQWESGGRTIARRNLNWSIFAEFLGFVVWQLWSIVVVQLPAAGFTFTTSEIFWLISMPSLVGATLRIPYTFMVPRFGGRNWTIVSALLLLIPSVGLGLCVSNPETPFGVMLFVAALAGFGGGNFASSMANITFFYPAREKGWALGLNAAGGNMGAAVAQLAVPIVITLVAVGSVNLPMAGWMWIPFILIAAFGAWKYMDNLTSAKGDVAGSVAALKEPHLWIMALLYIGTFGSFIGFAGVFPKLIKDYFPAFSSIGVGTVALSLAFLGPLVGSLARPYGGRMADRMGGARMTVAAFAAMAVITLTMIWTLPLKNFWLFLVLFLMLFTASGFGNGATYRMIPIIFATSSRAAMSGASTVQTQRLASSALGLISAIGAYGGFVIPQVLNASNTASGSYTPAFYGFVGAYVVMLAVCWFFYIRNANRNAMGHV, encoded by the coding sequence GTGACTGTTGACCGCAGCGCAAATGCCGGCCCCGGCAATTCCGTAGATATTGACACCGACCCGCTGCACGGAGGCGTGTCCTCATCCGCCAGCCCGCAGCCCTCCACCAGTACAACCGACGCCCCCGCCCTTGAGTTCCGTCCAGGCCGCTGGATCGCCAACTGGAACGCCGAGAACAAAGAGCAGTGGGAGTCCGGCGGCCGGACCATCGCCCGCCGCAACCTGAACTGGTCCATCTTCGCCGAGTTCCTCGGCTTTGTGGTCTGGCAGCTCTGGTCCATCGTGGTGGTCCAGCTTCCTGCAGCCGGCTTCACGTTCACCACCTCGGAAATCTTCTGGCTGATCTCGATGCCCAGCCTGGTAGGCGCCACGCTCCGGATCCCCTACACCTTTATGGTCCCCCGCTTCGGCGGCCGGAACTGGACCATCGTGTCGGCGCTCCTCCTCCTGATCCCCTCCGTCGGCCTGGGACTCTGCGTCTCCAACCCGGAAACCCCGTTCGGCGTCATGCTCTTCGTGGCAGCACTGGCAGGCTTCGGCGGCGGCAACTTCGCCAGCTCGATGGCCAACATCACGTTCTTCTACCCGGCACGGGAGAAGGGCTGGGCCCTGGGCCTGAACGCCGCAGGCGGCAACATGGGTGCAGCCGTTGCACAGCTCGCCGTCCCGATTGTGATCACACTGGTGGCCGTCGGCAGCGTCAACCTGCCCATGGCCGGCTGGATGTGGATCCCCTTCATCCTGATCGCCGCCTTCGGTGCCTGGAAGTACATGGACAACCTCACCAGCGCCAAGGGTGACGTGGCCGGCTCGGTCGCAGCACTGAAGGAACCGCACCTGTGGATCATGGCGCTGCTGTACATCGGTACCTTCGGTTCGTTCATCGGCTTCGCCGGAGTGTTCCCCAAGCTCATCAAGGACTACTTCCCGGCGTTCTCCTCCATCGGAGTCGGCACCGTGGCACTCTCGCTGGCCTTCCTCGGCCCGCTGGTCGGTTCACTCGCCCGCCCCTACGGCGGACGCATGGCTGACCGCATGGGCGGGGCACGGATGACTGTCGCAGCCTTTGCCGCGATGGCCGTCATCACCCTGACCATGATCTGGACCCTGCCGCTGAAGAACTTCTGGCTCTTCCTGGTCCTGTTCCTGATGCTCTTCACCGCCAGCGGCTTCGGCAACGGCGCAACCTACCGGATGATCCCCATCATCTTCGCCACGTCCAGCCGGGCAGCAATGTCCGGTGCCAGCACCGTGCAGACCCAGCGGCTCGCGTCGTCTGCTCTCGGACTCATCTCGGCCATCGGCGCTTATGGCGGCTTCGTTATCCCGCAGGTCCTGAACGCTTCCAACACGGCCAGCGGTTCCTACACCCCGGCCTTCTACGGATTCGTCGGAGCCTACGTAGTGATGCTGGCGGTCTGCTGGTTCTTCTACATCCGCAACGCCAACCGAAACGCGATGGGACACGTCTAA